One genomic segment of Pseudomonas fortuita includes these proteins:
- a CDS encoding FMN-binding glutamate synthase family protein, with amino-acid sequence MNHSLPSRYACLAICLLLTFASRPLLPQHAWLWPITLITALLSLVGLNDLRQSHHAVRRNYPILGNIRYLIETIRPEIRQYLIEGDDDKLPFSRSQRSLVYARAKNESAEKAFGTLNDAYKPGFEFISHSMLPVATPDPASFRIAIGGPQCRQPYSASIFNISAMSFGALSANAIAALNRGARMGRFAHDTGEGSISPYHREHGGDLIWEIGSGYFGCRTADGRFDPHRFAEQARSPQVKMIEIKLSQGAKPGHGGILPGHKVSPEIAETRGVRVGEDCISPAAHSAFRTPVELLQFVASLRELSGGKPVGFKFCLGHPWEFMGIAKAMLATGITPDFIVVDGKEGGTGAAPREFSDNMGVPMREGLMFVHNTLVGLNLRSSIRIGAAGKIVSAFDIASVLAIGADWVNSARGFMFAIGCIQSQSCHTNKCPTGVATQDPLRQRALVVPDKAERVASFHRNTLHALAEMLAAAGLEHPSELKPKHLARRVSPSEIGLFSDLHTFLKPGELLSGSIESEFYARMWRMARSDSFAPETGELMPVAAKTVRRKETAPA; translated from the coding sequence ATGAATCACTCTCTGCCCAGCCGCTACGCCTGCCTCGCCATCTGCCTGTTGCTCACCTTCGCCAGCCGGCCGCTGCTGCCCCAACATGCCTGGCTCTGGCCAATCACACTGATCACTGCCCTGCTCAGCCTGGTCGGGCTCAACGACCTGCGCCAGAGCCACCATGCGGTGCGCCGCAACTACCCGATCCTCGGCAATATCCGCTACCTGATCGAAACCATCCGCCCGGAAATCCGCCAGTACCTGATCGAGGGTGACGACGACAAGCTGCCGTTCTCCCGTTCGCAGCGCTCGCTGGTCTATGCCCGCGCCAAGAACGAAAGCGCCGAGAAAGCCTTCGGCACGCTCAACGATGCCTACAAGCCCGGGTTCGAATTCATTAGCCATTCGATGCTGCCAGTGGCCACGCCTGACCCGGCATCGTTTCGCATCGCCATTGGCGGGCCACAATGCCGCCAACCCTACTCGGCCTCGATCTTCAATATATCGGCCATGAGCTTTGGCGCGCTCAGCGCCAACGCTATCGCGGCCCTCAACCGCGGCGCGCGCATGGGCCGGTTTGCCCACGACACGGGCGAAGGCAGCATCAGCCCGTACCACCGTGAGCACGGCGGCGACCTGATCTGGGAAATCGGCAGCGGCTACTTCGGCTGCCGTACGGCGGACGGTCGTTTCGACCCGCACCGTTTTGCCGAACAGGCCCGCTCGCCACAGGTGAAGATGATCGAGATCAAACTCAGCCAGGGCGCCAAGCCGGGCCACGGCGGGATCTTGCCGGGGCACAAGGTCAGCCCTGAAATCGCCGAAACCCGTGGCGTGCGCGTAGGTGAGGACTGCATCTCACCGGCGGCGCACAGCGCCTTCCGCACACCGGTCGAGTTACTGCAGTTTGTGGCCAGCCTGCGCGAGCTGTCGGGCGGCAAGCCTGTGGGTTTCAAGTTCTGCCTGGGCCACCCGTGGGAGTTCATGGGCATTGCCAAAGCCATGCTGGCCACCGGCATCACCCCGGACTTCATCGTTGTGGATGGCAAGGAAGGCGGTACCGGCGCGGCACCACGCGAATTCAGCGACAACATGGGCGTGCCCATGCGCGAAGGCCTGATGTTCGTGCATAACACGTTGGTTGGCCTGAACCTGCGCTCCAGCATTCGCATTGGCGCTGCGGGCAAGATCGTCAGTGCTTTCGACATTGCCAGCGTGCTGGCCATCGGCGCTGACTGGGTCAACTCGGCACGCGGGTTCATGTTTGCCATTGGCTGCATCCAGTCGCAAAGCTGCCACACCAACAAATGCCCGACCGGCGTGGCCACGCAAGACCCACTGCGCCAGCGCGCCCTGGTGGTGCCAGACAAGGCTGAACGGGTGGCCAGCTTCCATCGCAACACGCTGCACGCACTGGCCGAAATGCTGGCCGCGGCAGGCCTGGAGCACCCTTCGGAGCTTAAGCCCAAGCACCTGGCCCGGCGCGTCAGCCCCAGCGAAATCGGGTTGTTTTCGGACCTGCACACGTTCCTCAAGCCAGGCGAATTGCTCAGTGGCTCGATTGAAAGCGAGTTTTATGCGCGGATGTGGCGGATGGCGCGTAGCGACAGTTTTGCGCCGGAGACAGGAGAACTGATGCCCGTTGCAGCAAAAACCGTGCGCCGAAAAGAAACAGCCCCGGCATAA
- a CDS encoding ATP-binding protein, translating into MRWLRRLWPRTLFGQLLLIMVSGTLLIQLMSSSIWFDVRFAQVLEAPVRLIAARSAPLIAQADCHGGTLQAPAHYQLRCAEHLPTAEHDERRGRRRIELLLQQALKYELGHAQDVRLMQVRLTDELGQPIVWRSLFGLRTAQAHIQFAVPLADGHWLTIEGQELQGWSGESAWVLISDYLLRVYALRIVAVLLVCLIAVRLCLRPLRRLADAARGLGGNLEQPPLALDGPEEVRQAAQAFNAMQQRLIAMVNDKAYFLAAVSHDLRTPLTRMRLRLERLPDDEHRQRLRQNITQMDDMIGQVLDYLRAGEQQNLQQVDLDRLVARQCADLATAEEPLPVHGQVGSLRVDALLLQRCLQNLLVNALRYAKHVSVTLERAVSGVFIHIDDRGPGVAPELLATITDPFVRGEGSRNQASGGYGLGLSIAQRIAASHGGELRVSNREGGGLRVSILLPG; encoded by the coding sequence ATGCGCTGGCTTCGCCGGCTGTGGCCGCGCACCTTGTTTGGCCAGTTGCTGCTGATCATGGTCAGCGGCACGCTGTTGATCCAGTTGATGTCGAGCAGCATCTGGTTTGATGTGCGCTTTGCCCAGGTGCTCGAAGCCCCGGTGAGGCTAATCGCTGCACGCAGTGCACCGCTGATTGCCCAGGCCGACTGCCACGGTGGCACGTTGCAGGCGCCAGCCCATTACCAGCTGCGCTGCGCCGAGCACCTGCCCACGGCGGAGCATGACGAGCGTCGCGGGCGCAGGCGCATCGAGCTGTTGCTGCAACAGGCCCTCAAGTACGAGCTGGGGCATGCCCAGGACGTGCGCCTGATGCAGGTGCGACTGACCGATGAGCTGGGTCAGCCGATTGTCTGGCGCAGCCTGTTCGGCCTGCGCACGGCCCAGGCGCATATCCAGTTTGCAGTGCCGTTGGCCGATGGCCACTGGCTGACCATTGAGGGCCAGGAACTGCAGGGCTGGAGTGGCGAATCGGCCTGGGTGCTGATCAGCGACTACCTGTTGCGGGTGTATGCGCTGCGGATTGTCGCGGTATTGCTGGTGTGCCTGATTGCCGTGCGCCTGTGCCTGCGCCCGTTGCGACGCCTGGCCGACGCAGCGCGCGGCCTGGGCGGCAACCTCGAGCAGCCTCCCCTGGCGCTGGATGGCCCGGAAGAAGTGCGCCAGGCGGCGCAGGCGTTCAACGCCATGCAGCAGCGGCTGATTGCCATGGTCAATGACAAGGCCTACTTCCTGGCCGCCGTGTCTCATGACCTGCGCACCCCGCTGACCCGCATGCGCCTGCGCCTGGAGCGGCTGCCAGACGACGAACACCGCCAGCGCCTGCGGCAGAACATCACGCAGATGGACGACATGATCGGCCAGGTTCTGGACTACCTGCGCGCGGGGGAGCAGCAGAATTTGCAGCAGGTGGACCTGGACCGCTTGGTTGCGCGCCAGTGTGCGGACCTGGCCACTGCCGAAGAACCCCTTCCGGTGCACGGCCAGGTGGGTAGTTTGCGGGTAGATGCCTTGCTGTTGCAGCGCTGCCTGCAAAACTTGCTGGTGAATGCGTTGCGCTACGCCAAGCATGTTTCGGTCACGCTGGAACGGGCGGTAAGTGGAGTGTTCATCCATATCGACGACCGCGGGCCCGGGGTCGCGCCGGAGCTGCTGGCAACCATTACCGATCCGTTCGTGCGTGGTGAAGGGTCGCGCAACCAGGCATCCGGCGGGTATGGGCTGGGGTTGAGCATTGCCCAGCGGATTGCCGCCAGCCATGGTGGTGAGCTGAGGGTGTCGAACCGCGAGGGCGGTGGGTTGCGGGTCAGCATACTGCTGCCTGGCTAA
- a CDS encoding response regulator — translation MSTTLLVVDDDDEIRELLCDYLTDAGYNVLAAAEGEQMREQLARHKVDLVVLDLMLPGEDGLSLCRQLQATRGLAVIMLSAKGSTLDRIIGLEVGADDYLAKPFEPRELIARIKAVLRRPQRLDPPADEPAVVDAQQFAGFRLEHVKRLLTRPDGETLTLPRSDYRVLRELLDANNRVVSRDQLTRSAFGRDHLPDDRSVDMCVSRLRQQLRRAPAGAAQILTIRNEGYLLSIANLAADA, via the coding sequence ATGAGCACGACCTTGCTGGTTGTCGACGATGACGACGAGATCCGCGAACTTCTTTGTGATTACCTGACCGATGCCGGCTACAACGTGCTAGCGGCAGCCGAGGGTGAACAGATGCGCGAACAGCTGGCCAGGCACAAGGTGGACCTGGTGGTGCTCGACCTGATGCTGCCGGGTGAAGATGGCCTTAGCCTGTGCCGCCAGTTGCAAGCGACGCGTGGTCTGGCCGTAATCATGCTGTCGGCCAAGGGCAGCACGCTGGACCGCATCATCGGCCTGGAAGTGGGTGCCGACGACTACCTGGCCAAGCCTTTCGAGCCACGCGAGCTGATCGCCCGGATCAAGGCCGTGCTGCGTCGCCCGCAACGCCTGGATCCCCCCGCCGACGAGCCCGCCGTGGTGGATGCCCAGCAGTTCGCAGGCTTTCGCCTTGAACACGTCAAGCGTCTGCTCACCCGCCCGGATGGCGAAACCCTTACCCTGCCGCGCTCCGACTACCGCGTGCTGCGCGAACTGCTGGACGCCAACAACCGGGTAGTGTCCCGCGACCAGCTGACCCGCAGCGCGTTTGGCCGCGACCACCTGCCCGACGACCGTTCGGTGGACATGTGCGTCAGCCGCCTGCGCCAGCAACTGCGCCGCGCGCCGGCGGGGGCCGCGCAAATTCTCACCATCCGCAATGAAGGCTATCTGCTGAGTATCGCCAACCTCGCGGCCGATGCCTGA
- a CDS encoding TonB-dependent siderophore receptor, which yields MNPKRIPKVFTPISQSGSRLKPLAFFVAVAISGGAAAADGKPLELDATQIEDSALLPADDAGQLGYTVESTRSSTGLALTPRQTPQSVTTITRQQMDDRDIHTIEQALETTPGVTANKSEVGGRTDYRARGYSISNWKVDGLQTQGGSDFSGSGNALNMDLYERIDIVRGANGLLGGTGDPSATVNLIRKAPTKTFGGSAYATYGSWDKRRLGADLNLPLSADGRLRSRFVMTQQDANSFRDNQSERSRAALANFEFDLDDATTLGAGYQYEYNKVVGGGWGANIPIWYRDGSKTDLPRSTNVVPSWSFGEYTTRTAFGSLEHRFDNDWTLDLKAAQATTEALNHRGLAKVNSAGRGSYGGYWDQDGSGAVLNGLHSSSDTTQQSAQIDLSGPFQLFGRTHQAMVGYNDSRTVGWSPQYTCTMVGDGMASAPALGCQFRANNGFPVTDWRNGVDDDYDLIASRTGLHSKTTTRLQGMYAATRLSITDPLSVIVGLRTSNYSSVTRSVAGERSSQEENGIVTPYLGAVYDLNDNYSVYASYTDIFTPQSSETSSGSKVEPIRGQSYETGIKGEWFDGRLNASAAYFRTKQENKAVLDGDLTTPTGGNAYKAGSGQETDGIDLEVAGALSPNWNVYAGYTYLHFRRVDSDGRSDPSHLFKASTTYRLSGPLDRLTVGAGVTAQTNIRAISSPAGQPTNGVSNGATDVNWSGYAIWNAMAKYQLTDETSVSLNANNLFDKHYYTQYGFYAGAIYGDPRNLSVTVSTAF from the coding sequence ATGAATCCCAAGCGCATCCCGAAAGTGTTCACCCCCATCAGCCAAAGTGGCAGTCGCCTCAAGCCGCTGGCGTTCTTCGTGGCCGTCGCCATCAGTGGCGGGGCCGCAGCTGCCGACGGCAAACCCCTGGAGCTGGACGCCACGCAGATCGAAGACAGCGCTCTGCTGCCGGCCGACGATGCTGGCCAGCTAGGCTACACGGTCGAGAGCACCCGCAGCTCCACAGGCCTGGCGCTGACGCCACGCCAGACGCCGCAATCGGTCACCACCATTACCCGCCAGCAGATGGATGACCGCGACATCCACACCATCGAGCAGGCGCTGGAAACCACGCCGGGGGTAACGGCCAACAAATCCGAGGTGGGTGGGCGTACCGACTACCGTGCCCGTGGTTACTCGATCAGCAACTGGAAGGTCGACGGCCTGCAGACCCAGGGCGGGTCCGATTTCAGTGGCAGCGGCAATGCGTTGAACATGGACCTGTACGAACGCATCGACATCGTGCGCGGCGCCAACGGCCTGCTGGGCGGCACCGGCGACCCCTCTGCCACCGTCAACCTGATCCGCAAGGCACCGACCAAGACTTTCGGCGGCAGCGCCTACGCCACTTACGGCAGCTGGGACAAACGTCGCCTGGGTGCTGACCTGAATCTGCCCCTGTCCGCGGATGGCCGCCTGCGTTCGCGCTTCGTGATGACCCAGCAGGACGCCAACTCCTTCCGCGACAACCAGTCCGAGCGCTCTCGCGCCGCGTTGGCCAATTTTGAGTTCGACCTGGACGACGCCACCACCCTGGGCGCCGGTTACCAGTATGAGTACAACAAGGTCGTGGGTGGCGGCTGGGGCGCGAACATCCCGATCTGGTACCGCGACGGCAGCAAGACCGACTTGCCGCGCAGCACCAACGTGGTGCCCAGCTGGAGCTTTGGCGAGTACACCACCCGTACGGCGTTCGGCTCGCTCGAGCACCGCTTCGACAACGACTGGACGTTGGACCTGAAAGCCGCCCAGGCGACTACCGAGGCCTTGAACCACCGCGGCCTTGCCAAGGTGAACTCGGCTGGGCGCGGCAGCTACGGCGGCTATTGGGACCAGGACGGCAGCGGCGCGGTGCTGAACGGTTTGCACAGCTCCAGCGACACCACCCAGCAGTCGGCGCAGATCGACCTGTCGGGCCCGTTCCAGCTGTTCGGCCGCACCCACCAGGCCATGGTCGGCTACAACGACAGCCGCACCGTCGGCTGGTCGCCCCAGTACACCTGCACGATGGTCGGCGATGGCATGGCCAGCGCACCTGCACTGGGTTGCCAGTTCCGCGCCAATAACGGCTTCCCGGTCACGGACTGGCGCAATGGCGTGGATGACGACTACGACCTCATCGCCTCACGCACCGGCCTTCACAGCAAGACCACCACCCGGCTGCAGGGCATGTATGCCGCCACCCGCCTGAGCATCACCGACCCGCTGTCGGTGATCGTTGGCTTGCGCACCAGCAACTATTCTTCTGTGACCCGCAGCGTGGCCGGCGAGCGCAGCAGCCAGGAAGAAAACGGCATCGTCACCCCCTACCTGGGCGCCGTGTACGACCTCAATGACAACTACTCGGTATATGCCAGCTACACCGACATCTTCACCCCGCAATCATCTGAAACCAGCAGTGGCAGCAAGGTCGAGCCGATTCGTGGGCAAAGCTACGAGACGGGTATCAAAGGTGAGTGGTTCGATGGCCGCCTGAACGCTTCGGCGGCGTACTTCCGCACCAAGCAGGAAAACAAAGCCGTGCTCGACGGCGACCTGACCACCCCGACTGGCGGCAACGCGTACAAGGCCGGTTCCGGCCAGGAAACCGACGGTATCGACCTGGAAGTTGCGGGCGCCCTGAGCCCCAACTGGAACGTTTACGCCGGCTACACCTACCTGCACTTCCGCCGCGTCGACAGCGACGGCCGCAGCGACCCGTCGCACCTGTTCAAGGCCTCGACCACCTACCGCCTCAGCGGCCCGCTCGACCGCCTGACCGTGGGTGCCGGCGTGACTGCGCAAACCAACATCCGCGCCATTTCCAGCCCGGCTGGCCAGCCCACCAACGGTGTGAGCAATGGTGCCACTGATGTGAACTGGTCCGGTTATGCCATCTGGAATGCCATGGCCAAGTACCAGCTGACCGATGAAACCAGCGTCAGCCTCAACGCCAACAACCTGTTCGACAAGCATTACTACACCCAGTACGGGTTCTATGCCGGGGCCATCTATGGTGACCCGCGTAACTTGTCGGTGACGGTAAGCACCGCGTTCTGA
- a CDS encoding DUF3079 domain-containing protein produces MAKRFPTNPRHPERICWGCDLYCPAKALACGNGADRTMHPVELFGEDWDSFEGHLEKPVDTGHAAKPS; encoded by the coding sequence ATGGCCAAGAGATTCCCCACAAACCCTCGCCACCCCGAGCGTATCTGCTGGGGTTGCGACCTGTACTGCCCTGCCAAGGCGCTAGCCTGTGGCAATGGCGCAGACCGGACCATGCATCCGGTGGAGCTGTTTGGCGAAGATTGGGATAGCTTCGAGGGCCATTTGGAGAAGCCGGTTGATACAGGGCACGCGGCAAAGCCCAGCTGA
- a CDS encoding Abi family protein yields the protein MRPFRIPNDASQTFWPGMRLRELTTLYDCDRRLSLLIIDAIERTEVAARATISKHMGPLHGARLMPIKP from the coding sequence ATGCGCCCATTTCGGATACCGAATGATGCCAGCCAAACCTTCTGGCCTGGCATGCGGTTGCGTGAGCTCACAACGCTATACGATTGTGACCGGCGCTTGTCGCTGCTGATCATTGATGCCATCGAACGGACTGAGGTCGCTGCGCGTGCCACCATCAGCAAGCACATGGGGCCATTGCATGGGGCGAGATTGATGCCGATCAAGCCATAA
- a CDS encoding GGDEF domain-containing protein, with the protein MEHHSTGKRGVSYDPPQRRQRTHIPSIMRRVTLGVVVVWLALVASLGGWIAQRLTAQELDNLSAGAEYEAQITGRVVDRLFTEMASVANMVARQSEVIQLAARYRHDPPGFAALTREERAANFTRDPLVRSVGDFMDRLASDLHYARIYMNNLSDDTVTASNWAESFSIVGQIYTGRAYLVDALRTGSGEMFGIARLNKTPSYFVASRIDDADGNPLGSVTVKFDAPDIALYLTGRHIALIVNRQGRVTTASSEPFMLRNVAALLPPDIRRPLDGDEELGEPMDIRAVADAGQANQWLIDGHPYLVHRQPLNDAQYQLLTLAKLDHLQPMRQQYYWTGASVAALGLILILLSSRVAGQMLLRRQEERYAANYDALTGLKNRRAILAALHRHFALAKRTGQGVLVAFIDLDEFKAINDTYGHEVGDKFLIESSRRLQGGLRASDELGRWGGDEFVVIGLTASVHPDEMAKTAAAMRRRLVPLLIGSYEFDDCRFDYAGASFGITSVDPAATSLQAALKAADQLMYADKEVRRGLRRV; encoded by the coding sequence TTGGAGCACCATTCAACCGGCAAGCGCGGCGTGAGCTACGATCCGCCGCAGCGGCGGCAACGCACGCACATCCCTTCCATCATGCGCCGGGTGACGCTGGGCGTTGTGGTCGTCTGGTTGGCACTCGTGGCAAGCCTGGGCGGGTGGATAGCGCAGCGCCTTACAGCACAAGAGCTCGACAACCTGTCGGCAGGCGCCGAATACGAGGCCCAGATTACGGGGCGTGTGGTAGACCGCCTGTTCACCGAGATGGCCAGCGTGGCCAACATGGTGGCCCGTCAAAGCGAGGTGATCCAACTCGCCGCCCGATACCGCCATGACCCACCCGGCTTCGCGGCCCTCACGCGGGAGGAGCGCGCTGCGAATTTCACCCGTGACCCGCTGGTGCGAAGCGTCGGTGATTTCATGGATAGATTGGCCAGCGATCTGCACTATGCCCGTATCTACATGAACAACCTCTCAGACGATACGGTGACGGCCAGCAACTGGGCGGAGTCATTCAGCATCGTTGGCCAGATCTATACGGGCAGGGCCTACCTCGTCGATGCATTGCGCACCGGCAGTGGTGAAATGTTCGGCATCGCCCGCCTGAACAAAACCCCCTCCTATTTCGTTGCCAGCCGCATCGACGATGCCGACGGCAACCCACTTGGCTCTGTCACGGTCAAGTTCGATGCCCCGGACATAGCCCTGTACCTGACGGGGCGTCACATTGCGTTGATAGTGAACCGTCAGGGGCGCGTGACCACCGCGTCCAGCGAACCTTTCATGCTGCGTAACGTGGCGGCACTGCTTCCGCCCGACATTCGCAGGCCCCTGGATGGCGACGAAGAGCTGGGCGAGCCCATGGATATCCGCGCTGTGGCAGACGCGGGTCAGGCCAATCAATGGCTCATTGACGGGCACCCTTATCTGGTGCATCGCCAGCCTCTGAACGACGCGCAATATCAGCTGCTGACGCTGGCAAAGCTTGATCACCTGCAGCCGATGCGTCAGCAGTATTACTGGACCGGTGCCTCTGTAGCAGCGCTCGGGTTGATCTTGATCTTGCTCTCCAGCCGTGTGGCCGGGCAGATGCTGTTGCGCCGCCAGGAAGAACGCTATGCGGCAAACTATGACGCGCTGACCGGGTTGAAGAATCGGCGTGCAATCCTGGCTGCCTTGCATCGGCATTTCGCGTTGGCGAAGCGAACGGGGCAGGGGGTGCTGGTGGCGTTTATCGACCTCGATGAATTCAAGGCGATCAACGACACGTACGGGCACGAGGTGGGGGACAAGTTCCTGATCGAAAGCAGCCGGCGCCTGCAGGGTGGATTGCGGGCGTCGGATGAACTTGGGCGCTGGGGCGGCGACGAGTTCGTTGTGATCGGCTTGACCGCTTCTGTCCACCCGGACGAAATGGCCAAAACTGCAGCAGCGATGCGCAGACGGCTGGTGCCGCTGCTGATTGGTAGCTACGAGTTTGACGACTGCCGGTTCGATTATGCGGGTGCGAGTTTTGGTATTACGAGTGTTGATCCCGCTGCGACTTCGCTGCAGGCCGCGCTTAAAGCGGCGGATCAGTTGATGTATGCCGATAAAGAGGTGCGGCGAGGGTTGCGGAGGGTTTGA
- a CDS encoding DUF3077 domain-containing protein — MKQDEPVTTAGVETFLAAGNPSLNLLRVQPGVPVDAAYEHVSILMGYIKHLVREGDMEDDHKFLGAADYLCDMAKALINDIEIAKGKAH, encoded by the coding sequence ATGAAACAAGATGAGCCAGTCACCACCGCAGGCGTGGAAACCTTCCTTGCAGCCGGTAACCCATCCCTAAATCTGCTTCGCGTTCAACCCGGCGTTCCGGTGGACGCTGCCTACGAGCATGTCTCGATCCTGATGGGCTACATCAAGCACCTGGTGCGCGAGGGGGATATGGAGGACGACCATAAATTCCTGGGGGCTGCCGATTACCTGTGCGACATGGCCAAGGCGCTGATAAACGATATCGAGATCGCCAAAGGTAAGGCGCACTGA
- a CDS encoding methyltransferase, translating to MPSHLHSHHLSTRFKALDQFLIEHQQLWKPRPFTTLQLAWETTHPELAAHLRQCSLADAEAEIATDRLPAPFPQLAEQAQKLAALGSLPQTDLPPAAHRLDVAVPGRKWQQIEAFASHLTFHHQPRHWLDWCSGKGHLGRRLLQPGQQLTCLEYDAELVAAGQALSAHHHLPAQHVHQDVMASDSARHLASDKSVVALHACGDLHVRLMQLASQQGCRQLAVAPCCYNRIAAPHYQALSTAAKASSLQLSLDDLGLPLSETVTAGARVRRQRDTSMARRLGFDLLQRQQRQTGEYLPTPSLPVAWLEKPYEQYCRDLADLKQLPLNGNPDWAALEAAGWQRLAEVRNLERVRNLFRRPLELWLVLDRALFLEEQGYEVRLGLFCDYPLTPRNLLILAERDL from the coding sequence ATGCCCAGCCACCTCCATAGCCACCACCTAAGCACCCGCTTCAAGGCCCTCGACCAGTTCCTGATCGAGCACCAACAGCTGTGGAAACCGCGCCCCTTCACCACCCTGCAACTGGCCTGGGAAACCACCCACCCCGAGCTTGCCGCCCATCTGCGCCAATGTTCCCTGGCAGACGCCGAAGCCGAAATCGCCACTGACCGCTTGCCCGCGCCCTTCCCGCAACTGGCCGAACAAGCCCAAAAGCTCGCCGCCCTCGGCAGCCTCCCGCAAACCGACCTGCCACCCGCCGCCCACCGCCTGGACGTCGCCGTCCCCGGCCGCAAATGGCAGCAGATCGAAGCCTTCGCCAGCCACCTGACCTTCCACCACCAGCCGCGCCACTGGCTGGACTGGTGCTCCGGCAAAGGCCACCTCGGCCGTCGCCTGCTGCAACCCGGCCAACAGCTGACCTGCCTGGAGTACGACGCCGAACTGGTCGCCGCCGGCCAGGCCCTTAGCGCACACCATCACTTGCCAGCACAGCACGTACACCAGGATGTGATGGCCAGCGACAGCGCCCGTCACCTGGCTAGCGACAAAAGCGTGGTAGCCCTGCATGCCTGTGGCGACCTGCACGTCCGCCTGATGCAACTGGCCAGCCAGCAAGGCTGCCGGCAACTCGCCGTAGCCCCCTGCTGCTACAACCGCATCGCGGCGCCGCACTACCAGGCGTTATCCACAGCCGCGAAAGCATCGAGCCTGCAGCTGTCGCTGGACGACCTGGGCCTGCCCCTGAGCGAAACCGTCACTGCCGGCGCCCGCGTGCGGCGCCAGCGCGACACCTCGATGGCCCGCCGCCTGGGCTTCGACCTGCTGCAACGCCAGCAGCGCCAGACCGGCGAATACCTGCCAACGCCGTCGCTGCCGGTCGCCTGGCTGGAAAAGCCCTACGAGCAGTACTGCCGCGACCTGGCCGATCTCAAACAACTGCCCTTGAACGGCAACCCGGACTGGGCCGCCCTGGAAGCAGCCGGGTGGCAACGACTGGCCGAGGTACGCAACCTGGAGCGCGTACGTAACCTGTTCCGCCGGCCGCTGGAATTGTGGCTGGTGCTTGATCGCGCCCTGTTCCTCGAAGAACAAGGCTATGAGGTACGCCTGGGCCTGTTCTGCGATTACCCGCTGACCCCGCGCAACCTGCTGATACTCGCGGAACGTGACCTTTAG
- a CDS encoding ABC transporter permease yields the protein MNWEVIFKWLPRLAEGAVLTLELVAIAVVAGLILAIPLGIARSSRHWYVRAVPFSYIFFFRGTPLLVQLFLVYYGLAQFDAVRSSSLWPYLRDPFWCTVLTMTLHTAAYIAEILRGALQSIPKGEIEAARALGMSRGKALFYIMLPRAARIGLPAYSNEVILMLKASALASTVTLLELTGMARTIIARTYLPVEIFFAAGVFYLVISFLLVQGFKLLERWLRVDACQGR from the coding sequence ATGAATTGGGAAGTCATCTTCAAATGGCTGCCGCGCCTGGCCGAGGGTGCGGTCCTTACCCTGGAGCTGGTAGCCATTGCCGTGGTTGCCGGTTTGATCCTGGCCATCCCGCTGGGCATCGCCCGCTCCTCGCGCCACTGGTACGTGCGCGCCGTGCCGTTCAGCTACATCTTCTTCTTCCGTGGTACGCCGCTGCTGGTGCAGTTGTTTCTGGTCTATTACGGCCTGGCGCAGTTCGATGCGGTGCGCTCGAGCTCGCTGTGGCCGTACCTGCGCGATCCGTTCTGGTGCACGGTGCTGACCATGACCCTGCACACCGCCGCGTACATTGCCGAGATCCTGCGTGGCGCGCTGCAATCGATCCCCAAAGGTGAGATCGAAGCGGCGCGGGCGCTGGGCATGTCGCGGGGCAAGGCGCTGTTCTACATCATGCTGCCCCGTGCTGCGCGCATCGGCCTGCCGGCGTACAGCAACGAAGTGATCCTGATGCTCAAGGCCAGTGCCCTGGCCAGCACCGTGACCCTGCTGGAACTGACCGGCATGGCCCGTACCATCATTGCCCGTACCTACCTGCCGGTGGAAATCTTCTTTGCCGCAGGCGTGTTCTACCTGGTGATCTCGTTCCTGCTGGTGCAGGGCTTCAAGCTGCTGGAGCGCTGGCTGCGCGTGGATGCCTGCCAGGGTCGCTGA